One window from the genome of Trichoplusia ni isolate ovarian cell line Hi5 chromosome 13, tn1, whole genome shotgun sequence encodes:
- the LOC113500051 gene encoding carboxypeptidase B-like has product MIFFVYFFSVFFCFVAAKNEEYKGYKVYNIAIESQSHQDRIISLKNDLLDFWRLPNFEHNTTGKVMVPPSHFDWFEDQLTAIGVEKDVHIEDVHEHLMKAENTINYVRSDTDYVGDYDDDNSGDGNIEIDDNQPETPFDIKAYQRYDDILKYLDSLEEKYKGSAVKFDVIQYGITEQNRKLVYIKVTNAATSTSRATVKPIVVVEAAINPRDWITIPAALNVVDQILEESKFIKDLEWIIIPVTNPDGYEYSHTNLRLWTKSRSTRSNLGIICPGVNINRNFDLDWLHFDSSSSPCSHLYAGVEAFSEIEAQMIKDIIQENKSRIKLYISLQNNGGYISYPWNYERAASGMFRQHHLLGLEMVKSMKNPYKLGVGSSIFDRASGTSSDYARENDILYTFNIDVAQGDDGVVIPETDIGEIVDDVWKAIAVAADEMIKLYV; this is encoded by the exons atgatattttttgtatattttttctctgttttcttttgttttgttgcggCGAAGAATGAGGAGTATAAAGg ataCAAAGTTTACAATATAGCCATAGAATCGCAAAGTCACCAAGACCGCATCATTTCTTTGAAGAATGATCTGCTGGATTTCTGGAGACTGCCGAACTTTGAGCATAACACAACAGGGAAGGTCATGGTGCCTCCTTCTCATTTCGACTGGTTTGAAGATCAGCTGACAGCAATTGGGGTGGAAAAGGATGTCCACATTGAAGATGTTCACGA ACACCTCATGAAAGCAGAGAACACGATAAATTATGTTCGATCCGATACAGACTATGTCggtgattatgatgatgataattcTGGTGATGgtaatattgaaattgatgATAACCAACCCGAAACACCGTTCGATATCAAAGCTTATCAGCGATATGACGAT ATTCTTAAATACCTAGATTCGCTGGAAGAAAAATACAAAGGCAGTGCTGTGAAATTCGACGTCATACAATATGGAATCACAGAACAGAATAGAAAATTGGTTTATATCAAAGTTACAAATGCAGCTACATCTACATCACGAGCAACTGTTAAACCTATTGTTGTGGTAGAAGCTGCTATCAATCCAAGAGACTGGATCACTATTCCTGCTGCCTTAAACGTTGTGGATCAGATTCTGGAAGAGAGTAAATTTATCAAAGATCTTGAATGGATTATTATACCTGTTACGAATCCTGATGGATATGAATATTCTCATACTAAT CTTCGCTTGTGGACAAAATCAAGAAGCACAAGAAGCAACCTCGGCATCATCTGTCCCGGTGTCAACATCAACAGGAATTTCGACCTAGACTGGCTCCACTTCGACTCCAGCTCCAGCCCCTGCAGCCACCTGTACGCCGGCGTCGAAGCCTTCTCCGAAATCGAAGCCCAAATGATCAAAGACATCATCCAAGAAAACAAATCTAGAATCAAACTTTACATCTCCTTACAAAACAATGGAGGATACATTTCTTACCCATGGAATTACGAAAGGGCAGCTAGTGGGATGTTCAGACAACATCATCTTTTAGGCCTTGAGATGgttaaaagtatgaaaaatcCTTACAAATTGGGTGTAGGATCCTCAATCTTTGACCGGGCTTCTGGAACCAGTAGTGATTATGCTAGAGAGAATGATATTCTTTATACCTTCAATATAGATGTGGCTCAGGGTGATGATGGTGTGGTTATTCCTGAGACGGATATTGGGGAAATAGTTGATGATGTTTGGAAAGCTATTGCTGTAGCCGCTGATGAAATGATTAAGCTGTATGTCTGA